AAAAAGGCGACCGTGTAATTGGTGGAGATGTTATCGGTGTTGTACAGGAAACTGTGAACATTGAACACAAAATTATGGTTCGTCCTGACATTTCCGGAACAGTCGCCGACATAAAGAGCGGAAGCTTCACTGTCGTAGATACCATCTGTACCTTGACTGATGGAACAGAACTGCAGATGATGCAGAGATGGCCAGTCAGAAAACCAAGGCCGGTAAAGAGAAAACTTACTCCTGAAAAGCCTCTGGTCACAGGGCAGAGAATCCTTGACGGACTTTTCCCTGTCGCAAAGGGAGGAACTGCTGCAATTCCAGGACCTTTCGGGTCGGGCAAAACCGTTACTCAGCAGCAGCTTTCAAAGTGGAGTGACACTGAGATTGTGGTCTACATCGGCTGCGGTGAACGTGGAAACGAGATGGCAGATGTTCTGTGGGAGTTCCCGGAACTTGAAGACCCGCAGACCGGAAGGCCGCTCATGGAGCGTACCATCCTTGTCGCTAACACTTCAAACATGCCTGTGGCTGCAAGAGAAGCATCTGTTTATACAGGAATGACACTTGCGGAATACTTCCGTGACATGGGCTATGACGTCTCCCTGATGGCAGACTCCACCTCAAGGTGGGCAGAAGCCATGAGAGAAATTTCCTCCCGTCTTGAAGAAATGCCTGGTGAAGAAGGTTACCCGGCATACCTGTCTGCAAGGCTGGCAGAATTCTACGAGCGTGCCGGTGTTGCCGAAACACTCTGCGGTGAGAAAGGTTCAATTACTGCTATCGGTGCAGTATCTCCACCTGGCGGTGACTTCTCCGAACCTGTTACTCAGAACACTCTGCGTATCGTGAAGGTGTTCTGGGCTCTGGATGCAAAGTTATCCCAGAAGCGCCACTTCCCGGCAATTAACTGGCTGAACAGCTACAGCCTGTATAAGGAAGACCTCAATGACTGGTTTACCGAAAATGTGGCTCCGGACTACGTCCCTATGAGAGAAAGGGCAATGGATATGCTGCAGACAGAATCCGAATTGCAGGAAATCGTGCAGCTTGTCGGTTCTGATGCTCTGCCTGAAGAACAGCAGCTTCTGCTTGAAATTACCCGTATGATAAGGGAAATCTTCTTGCAGCAGAATGCATTCCACCCGATCGACACATACAGCCCGTTCGAAAAACAGTATAAGATCATGAAAGCCATCATGAAATGGGGAGACGCTGCAATGGACGCCCTGAAATCAGGTGTACTTTCTTCGGAAATTCTCAAGATGCAGTCAAAGGACGAGCTTCCCAAAGTTAAGTTCGAAGAGGACTTCGAAGGCTCTTTGAATGCTGTTCTTGCAAAGATGGATAAAGAGTTTGCAGCCCTGGGAGGTAAATAAGATGGCAAAAGAGTACAAGACGATCACTCAGATTGCAGGGCCTCTTATTTTTGTCGAGAAAACAGAGCCTGTAGGTTATAATGAAATCGTTAACATTAAGATGGGTGATGGAACTGTTCGCAGAGGACAGGTGCTGGACTCTTCCGCTGACATTGTGGTTGTCCAGGTTTTCGAAGGTACTGGTGGGCTTGACAAGGACTGCGGTGTAATTTTCACCGGTGAAACTCTGAAGCTTCCCGCATCCGTCGATCTTCTCGGCAGGATCCTGTCCGGTTCAGGAGAACCAAGGGACGGTGGACCTAGGATCGTTCCAGACCAGTTGCTGGACATCAACGGTGCCGCAATGAACCCTTACGCCAGGCTGCCTCCAAAGGACTTTATCCAGACAGGTATCTCCACAATTGACGGGACAAATACCCTGGTTCGTGGGCAGAAACTGCCTATTTTCTCAGCATCAGGTCTCCCACACAATGAAATCGCCCTGCAGATTGCAAGGCAGGCTTCTGTGCCCGGTTCCGAATCTGCTTTCGCAGTAGTTTTCGCAGCAATGGGTATCACCAATGAAGAAGCCCAGTATTTCATGAGCGACTTTGAGAAAACCGGCGCACTGGAAAGGGCAGTTGTGTTCCTTAACCTTGCAGACGACCCTGCTGTCGAACGTATCGTTACCCCGCGTATGGCTCTCACAGCAGCCGAATACCTCGCGTACGAACACGGCATGCACGTTCTCGTAATTCTGACTGACATTACAAACTATGCAGAAGCTCTCCGTCAGATGGGTGCCGCCCGTAACGAAGTTCCTGGTCGCCGTGGGTATCCGGGTTACATGTATACTGACCTTGCAACCCTCTACGAGCGTGCAGGTATTGTCAAAGGTGCCAAGGGATCCGTTACTCAGATTCCGATCCTCTCAATGCCTGGTGATGACATTACCCACCCGATTCCTGACCTGTCCGGTTATATTACCGAAGGCCAGATTGTGGTTGCCAGGGAACTGCACAGGAAGGGTATTTACCCGCCAATTAATGTGCTGCCGTCCCTGTCAAGGCTGATGAACTCCGGTATCGGAGCCGGCAAAACAAGAGAAGACCACAAGGCGGTTTCTGACCAGATGTATGCAGGTTATGCAGAAGGGCGTGACCTGAGAGGTCTGGTGGCAATCGTCGGTAAGGAAGCTCTGTCAGAAAGAGACACCAAGTTCCTCGAGTTTGCCGACCTGTTTGAGGACAAGTTTGTCCGTCAGGGCAGAAACGAAAACAGGACAATCGAGGATACTCTGGAGATCGGATGGCAGATTCTCACTCACCTTCCTGAAAACCAGTTGGGTAGGATTGACAACAAATATATCCAGAAATATCACCCGGCACACAGAAAGGCTAAGTGATTGCCATGGCTCAGCAGGACGTAAAACCAACTCGTTCGGAGTTAATTAATCTCAAGAAAAAGATCAAGCTCTCTGAAAGTGGGCACAAGCTCCTGAAGATGAAAAGAGACGGTCTGATCCTTGAGTTCTTCAAGATCCTTAACGAAGCAAGGAATGTCAGAACCGAGCTGGATGCTGCCTTTGCAAAGAGTACTGAAAAAATCAATCTTGCCTCTGCTGTAAATGGAATGGTTGCAGTAAGGTCAACCGCCTTTACAGCAAAAGAATCCCCTGAAATCCAGCTTTCAGGGCACAACATCATGGGTGTTGTGGTGCCAAAGATCAGCTCTACAGGTGTCCGCAAGTCCCTCTATGAGAGGGGATATGGTATTATCGGAACAAATTCATATATTGATGAAACTGCTGATGCCTACGAGGACCTTGTAGAAAAGATCATCACTGCAGCAGAGCTTGAGACTACAATGAAAAGGCTCCTTGATGAGATCGAGAAGACCAAGAGGCGTGTTAACGCTCTGGAATTCAAGGTGATTCCCGAACTCATTGATACCATGAAGTACATCCGCTTCATGCTTGAAGAGATGGAAAGAGAAAACACCTTCAGGCTGAAGAGAGTCAAGGCAAGAATGAGAGATTAAGTTTGATTTGAACATGGCAGAATGCGACGATCGACCTAATCTGGTTGAAAGAGCAGTAATGAAGTTAGGTGAACCCAAAAACCAGGCCCGCCTGTTGCAGGTGGCCTGGAGGATTTCCCTTTTAATGATGGTTATAGGGTTCATCATTATAATTAAAACAATTTCTCCAAATTTTATGTGACATGACAGGGCAATTTTATCCTGAATCATGTCACAAATTTTTGTTTCAGGCTCTCCAATTATACTTGTAATTATTATGCTTTTTTAGTCCAAGTTATCAGTTTTTCTAAACAGTTTTATCGTTTTTCCTTGATAATGTTGTCATTTTTCCTGAATTGTGTTATTGTTTTTCCTGAATTGTGTTATTGTTTTTCCTGAATTGTGTTATTGTTTTTCCTGAATTGTGTTATTGTTTTTCCTGAATTGTGTTATTGTTTTTCCTGAATTGTGTTATTGTTTTTCCTTATATTGTTATCGTTTTTCCTGAATATTGTTATTGTTTTTTCTGTTCACCTGATTGTAACTTGCGTGTTTTCTACGCATTCAATCCCTGGTTCATATTTTAATCTATTAATGATATATTACTAATGATGTATTGCTGGATGTTTTTATTATTTAGAAAGCTATTTTAATGACAAACGGTAATCTTTGCATATATGCAAAACGAGTCAAGGCTTCTCCATATTACCGGTATTGTACAGGGTGTAGGTTTTCGCCCTTTTATATATCAGCTTGCAAAAGCCAATGGGCTTTCCGGATACGTGAAAAATCTGGGAAACTACGTGGAAATCCTTATAGAAGGAGATCGGGAATGCCTTGATAATTTTCTTAAAGAACTTCCTGAAAAAAAACCTCCTCTTGCTAAAATTACTGAACTCAGAACAAAGAACGTGCCTTTTTCAGGATATTCCGGATTTATTATCGTTCCCAGTGAATCCGGAGTATTTGAAAATTCCATAATTCCTCCAGATACGGCTATTTGTGAACAGTGCAGGTCTGAGATTTTCGATCCTTCTTCCAGGTATTACCATTATCCTTTTACCGTATGCACAAATTGCGGGCCCAGGTATACAACAGTAAGAACCCTACCTTACGACCGGGAAAATACCACTATGGCAGATTTTCCCCTCTGTCCGGAGTGCGAAAAAGAGTATACTGACCCTCTTAATCGAAGGTATCACGCGCAGCCTGTTTGCTGCCCGAAGTGCGGGCCTGAGATCTGGCTTTCCGATCGTGAAGGAAATGTACTGTCAAGAGGTTATGAAGCAATTGCCAGTGCCTCAGACCTCCTTCAGGAAGGCTCGATTCTTGCTGTAAAAGGCTTCGGAGGTTTCCATATTGCCTGCAACGCACGACAGGAAGAACCCGTAAATGAGCTCAGGAGACGGTTAAAGCGTCCGGAGCAACCTTTTGCGGTCATGGCAAAAAATGCAGGTGTTGCGGAATCTTTTGCAGATCTTGAAGGCGCAGGCAGGGAATATCTCACCTCTCACCGCCGGCCTATCACAGTGCTTCCCAGGTCAGAAGAATTCAATCTGGCAGATTCGGTTTCTCCCGGACTGCACAATATAGGGGTCATGCTCCCCTACACAGGCACACAGAATCTGCTTTTTGACCGTGTGCCTGATGCTGTATATGTTATGACCTCGGCGAATCTCCCGGGAAGGCCAATGGTCGTTGATAACAGGGAGGCTCTCGAAAAACTGAAAGGAATCGTCGACTTTTACCTTCTGCACAACAGGGTCATTGCAAACAGGAACGATGATACGGTTATCCGTATTGTAAATGGGCAGGCTGCCTTTATCCGGCGTTCCCGCGGATATGTGCCTGAACCCGTGGAACTGCCTTTTGAAATAGAAGCTTCTATAGGGGTTGGCGCTGAGATGAATTCTACCGTTACCGTGGCAAAGGGAAAACTTGCCTATATATCCCAGTATATAGGAAATACCAGCCATGTGGAAACCTACAGGTATCACTCCGAGGTTGTCAGGCACCTTATCCGGCTTACCGGAATTGAACCTCTCCACTGGAGCTGTGACCTTCACCCTTCATTCAACACAACCCGTTTTGCGCTGAAAATGGGAGGGGAGAATACACTCAAGATCCAGCATCATTACGCCCATATGCTGGCACTCATGGCTGACAACTCCCTGCCTCTGGGTTCCAGAATTCTCGGAATCGCTCTTGATGGGGTAGGATATGGAGGTGACGGGACAATCTGGGGCGGAGAACTCTTTGAATCATCTTACTTCGGATACGAACGTATAGGGCATTTACTCCCTCAACCAATGCCGGGCGGAGACCTTGCTTCCAGGGTACCTTCAAGGATGGTCCTTGGTATCCTTTTCGAGAAGCTTGGGAGACCAGAACTGGAAAAACTCCCCCTTGTTTTTCCTCAGGGGGACAGGGAGCTTTCAACTGTGTTGAAACAGCTTGAAACCGGGATAAATGTTGTCCAGAGCAGCAGTACCGGGAGAGTACTTGATGCCGCCTCTGCACTTCTTGAAATCTGCAAAATAAGGACCTATGATGGAGAGCCTGCAATGAAGCTCGAATCTGCCGCAAAGAAAAGCACGCATGTTGTCGATCTTCCCATAGTATTCAAAAAATACGGGGGCTCAGGAGTTCCTGTGCTTGATACTACCGAGCTTCTTCTTGGGGCATATGAGCTTTCCGGTAAGTATTCTCCTGAAAATCTTGCTTTTGCGGTTGAGGAAAGCCTTGCAAAGGGAATTTCAGAACTTTCCTTATCTCTTGCCGCAAAAAGAGGGCTTGAGAAGATAGGTCTGAGCGGAGGAGTTGCCTATAATGATCACATCACCTCGTGCATTGCAGGAACTGTTGCAGAAGCAGGTTTTGAGTTCCTCGCCCACCGCCAGGCGCCGTGCGGAGACGGATGTATTTCATTCGGGCAGGCAATAGCAGGCGGGCTCAGAACAGATCCAGAAAGTAATCAGGTTCCGGAGAGAGTTTAATAGAGGAAATAACCAACTTTCACAGCTTCTGATGTTTCCCGTCAGGGGCTTACTCATCCAACATACTGAAATTTGATCCTGAAAACTGGAATACAAAATTAAATAAATGATCCGTGCTTACATATAGGAGTGGGAGCATAAAATGGGGCTAGGTAGTATACGAATTAGAGTGGTAACAAACAGGGATGAAATCCCTAGCCTTGAACAGGAAGAGAGGGCAGTACATCTCGCTTTTCGGCCCTCGGATAAGGATCTTTTCAGTCTTGTCAAGACATGTCCTTCAATTGAGATACTTCAGCTTCCAGCGTCTTCCTATGACGGGCTCTCAAAATTTATAAAAATGTATTTATCCTCTTCGGGCATCCATCTTGTAAAGGGGGATGTCAGCGGGCACTGGCATGACCTTAATAATTATTTTGTAATCCCTTCTTATGTGCTTGAAAAAATAAAGGAACTGGAGGTTCAGGGAAGGACCGAAGAAGAAATTATTGGTGAGGTAACGAACCTCAGGAAAATCAGCCCTGATATGATTCTCCATCTGCTTCACAGTTCTTTCCTTTCACCGGGCTCTGAAAGACCGGAAATGAATAGAGTTTAAGTTTTGAAGCCAGTTTTAAGAAAAAGTGTTATTTCAGGCTTAAAGGCGTTTCCACCACTTCTTTGAGGCTTTTTGCTCTTCTATCTGCTTTAATCCTTCAGATGAATATTTCTGCTGCAGCCTGTATCTTCTGTTTTCTTCGTTAAGCCGGGAAACTTCTTCTTCTTTACTTACGAGCGTTCTTTTAAGCTGTTTTACCAGCTCGTCTTTTTCCATCAGCTCTTCTGCGAGTTTTTCTTCCCCTTTATATTCCGAGATCTGCTTTTCGAGCTTTTTTACTCTTTCTCCGCTCGTTGCAAGCATGGATTCCAGTGTATTTATCTTTCTCTCTTTAGCGGTCAGTTTTTCCTCAATTCTCTTCATTTCCCCGCTCTTTGTGATTACCTCGTCAGCAAGAGTTTTAATGTCCCTGTCCCTCACTGAAATGCTTTCTTCAAGCTTTTCCACAGCTCTTTCTTTTTCAAGGAATTTTTCATGAATGACTTTTATTTCTTCTATTTTTGCCCTGAGTGACTCCTCAAGGTTACTTTTCTCCTGTTCTTTTTCATCAAGCCTGGACTCAAGTTCTTCTATTCCTTTATTCCTGTCTGAAATAGTCTCACTCAGTTCCTGAATTCTTGAGCCTTTTTCCTGAATATCCTTTTCATAAACGGTTATGGCTTCTTCCCTTTCATTCAGCCGGGATTTTAGTTCTTCAAGAACACTGCTTTTTTGAGCGATCCTGCTTTCGAGTCCATTTATTGCTTCCTCTTTTTTAATGAGCTGACCTTCCAGGTCTTTTACAGCTTCGTCCCTTTTAGCAAGGCAATTCCGAAGGTTTCCTATTTCTTCTTCCTTTTCAATTCTTTCCTGTTCGAATTTCCCGATTTTATCTGCCTTTTCAGAAGTAAGTCTGTCAATTTCTTTGATCTCTATTTCTTTCTCTTTAATCTTTTCTTCAAAGTCTTTTATGATTTCCTGTGAGCTCGACAGGGATTTCTCAAGAATATTCACGTTTCCTGTTTTTGCTTCGAGCCCTTCTTTCAGGGTGGCAATCTCCCTGTCCCTGCCTGCAACCTGTTCTTCAAGTTCTTCAATTCTCTGCAGGCTTTCCGAAAGCTTTGTTTCCAGGCTGTTTAGCTCGGAATCCTTTTTTAAAAGCTGGATATTAAGGGCATTTATAAACTCTCCCTTTTCTCTTCCTTCTTTTTCTGTAAGAAGGACGAGCTGCCCCCTCGTGTTTTCGCAGATTTCAGCCCAGTCGAGAATAGAGGCTATTGATGTTATCCTCTTAAATACGGTTTCTCCTGTTTTGCAGCCGTAGACTTCACTGGCAATATACCCTTCAACGGTGTTCAGGTCAAGGTTTGTATCTCCCAGCCTTGAGCCTGTCGCATTTCCTTTTTTTGCCTTTCCACCATTTTTTTGAAGGAAATTAACTGTCTCGTAAAATGCTCTCCATGGGAGAAAAGGCTGATTTTTCAGGTTGTCAACATAGATTCCGTCATTTTCGGCTCGGGCTTCAAAAAACTGCTTCCCGCTCATAAGCGGAATCTTTGCCGGATTTCCTTTCTTATCAAACTGGTTTTTTATTCTTGAGATAACAGGATCTTCCATGCATGAGCCTCTTTAAAGTAGTGTCTGAAGTATAATGAACACGACATTTTATAAAAGTTATGTGACTTTCAGGGCATTTTTAAAGTTAGCCAGTTGCATTTTTCAGAAGAAGCTCTCCTGCCTTTTGAAAGATCCATTATTCAATCTGAAGTTCAATCTGACAGGCGCAAAACACGGCAGTTATGGAAATATATAAATATTTTTTAGGCGCGGGCAGAACTACATTCTTACTTTTCCACTATCGTACAAAATGGATACATTTATTAAAGATTATTTTATTGATAACAGATCAAATATGTCCTGAGAAATCGAGTATCTGCTCAGATTTTTTCCTTTTCGTTATACTTGCTTTTTGCCTGCAAAAAAGAGTATTCAGATGGTTTAGAAAATTTGATTCATAAATACGAAAACTATTATAATTAATTGAGTTTCAGCCGGAAAATACGTGATTAAACGTGATTAAGTTAGATCGGATAATCCGGCTATTTAATCATATATCTCCTATTTGCCTGTTTATTATCAAAAGTTGCCTATCTATAGTTGCCTGTCTATAGCATGACATTTATGTCTATTTAATGAGGCAGTTGTCTCTTATATTGGGGGACCTGTCTCTAGTAAATATTGAGTAACTACTTTCTGGAGGGTTGAACTTCTCTCGAGAACCTCAGTAATACTTCACATACCGTGAGAGTTTTCATAAAATACAGGGGTTTATCCAGAGTTTGCATCAATACGCGGTAAAATATTATAGATGCCCTGACCTGTGACAAAAGAAATAAAATTTCACTATATTCTGGTTTTTTCTTAGTTTTACTCCCCATGGTTTTCAGAATGTAGTATTCTCTATTTATTTAGTATGTTTAACTAAGTGGGGCACTAGATATCGTTTATATAAATATATCTGAAAACTGCCAAAACTAAAAGAAAGTATGTAAATACTAGTTCTTTACAAATAAATCATGTAGTTATAGAAAAATATTTAATGAAGAATTTTTTATCTTCAGATGAAAAAAAATCAATAGATCGGGAGGACAAACTTTGAAAATAAGGGTTGTGAGTTCTAGAGAAGAAATATTTACATTGAATCCCAACGAAAGAATAGTTCACCTGGCATTCAGGCCTTCAAACAAAGATATTTTCTCTTTGGTTGAGAACTGCCCGAAGATTGAGGTAATACAGCTTCCTAAATCTTACAGGCGCACGGTGTCGAAGTCCATAGAGATGTTCCTTGAAATGCAGCGCATTCAGCTCATAGAAGGAGATGTCTGGGGACACAGAAAAGACATAAACGAATATTATCGCATTCCTTCCTCTATAATTGAGGAGATAAGGGAATTGAAGGTTGAAGGCAAATCCACTGAGGCTATTGAAGAAAAAGTCTCAAGGGAGAGCAAACTTAACCCCGAAATGGTTGCTTACATCCTCAGAAAGGATGTCAGTGCCTGAGCCTCAAAAGTTTATTTTAAGGCTCCCATTTCATTTTTCTTTTAATTTTTATTGCTTTGTAATTTTATTATTTTTTCATTTTGTGTTACTTTTTAAGTGCAACCTCATAACGCTTTATTACTTTTAAATTTTTATTATCACTTTATTTTTACTACTTTTTATTTTTAATTACTTTTTTATTCTTGTTGGCATCAGTTTTATAATACTTCTTTTTTAAACCCCCTGTTATGGTGAATATTTAATTTCCCTAATCTTGAAAAAGTAACAGTTTACTGGAAGGAAAAAAGCTTAAGATCTGAAGTATTCAGAAAGGATTAAAGTATTCAGGGAGGACCAAAGTATTCAAGGAGGACTGAATGTGGTAGTTACAGATGTGCTTTCTGTACTGGATATTCCCGCAATCTACAGTTTTTTCCGAGGTAGATTAAGTCGAATATGGTGGAGTTCGTGATCTGAAAATGCTGTATCTGTGGATAAATAAAATTGTGTGATTCTGAGAACGAATGAGTGGTCCAAGTTAATGGATAAAAGAATTGTATGATAAATCTTTTTTACCTTTTTCTAAAGGAGACTGCCCTGAAAGAAAACCTCCATTCTATAAACAACTAAAATCCCAGAAACTAAACCGGAATTCCAAAAACCGATTATAAATTTGAATATCAAATTTCAGTCCTTTTCTACCCAGTTACCTTCAGAATTCTTTTCATATTTCTTTTTAACCGCACTCCAGGCAACCCTGTGTGCCGTTTCTTCCCTTGAAGAATCCCTTTTTCTTTCCGAAGGGTCTTTATATTCTTCCCACGCACTGTTATAAGCTTCTCTATAAATATCCTGGCCGTGCCCGGGCAGATTATCTTTCACACTGTCTGGAAGTTCAGAATTATTTTTATATGGTATTTGTTTCTCCGGCATTTGTTTCCCCCATTTTCTGCAGGAGACTATTTTTTAAAAACATTCTTGCGGTTCTGCGGTCATTTTTATTACTTAATTGAGCATGGGATGCGGTCAGGACTATTAACAGGTCCCTTAGAGCATCAGGTTATGATGAAACAATCAAAAAAAAGTATTTGATAGGGTTTGACAAAATTTGATAGGGCTTCACAAAAATAGTAAGAAGAAACCCAGAGGCACTGTATCCTTGCCGTATCCCCCAATACAGTCTCCAAATCAATATATGCTCCCCCAAGCATGTGGATTTGAAGAAGGATCAGCGACCCCCAGGTGATTCTTTATGTGGTAGATTGTACCCCTCTACTTCCCAACTCCAATCTATAATAAATAACATAAATTATTTTAAATTAATTATATCAAAAATCATCCCCTCGAATAATATTTCTTAATACTGAAAATTTCAAAGCAAACGGCCTGGATATGTACTCTGGCAATCTCAGTCACTCAATCAGGGATACAGAATTAATAAATCAATTTAAGCTGGAGACCGGATGACATAAGGCCTGCACGCTGCTGTCTATCCAGTCCCCAGTAAGAGACTCACCAGCTTTTTTCGCATTTGAACTCAGAAAGAAGCTTCTTTGTTCATGATATAAGCGACCATCCCGGGGTTAAGCTTGCTTTCCCGTGCAATTTTTTTCTCAATCTCCTCAGCAGCTTTTCCTTCATTTTTCATTTCCTTGATTTTTTCAATCACTGAGGACGGAATTGCATAATATTCGTTTATGTCCTTTCTGTGTCCCCAGACGTCCCCTTCTATGAGCTGAACCCTCTGCATCTGAAGGAACATTTCTATGGACTTTGAGACAGTAGCCATATACGATTTTGGTAACTGAATTACCTCAATCTTCGGACAGGTTTCAACCAGTCCAAAGATATCTTTGTTGGACGGCCTGAATGCCAGGTGAACAAGTCGCTCATTCGGATTAAGTGTAAAGATTTCTTCTCTTGAACTTACTACTCGTATTCTCATATTTTTCCCCCACTGTCAGGTTCTTTTTTGATTGTTCTTTGATATAAAGTACATACACTTATTATAAATAGTTATCTC
This window of the Methanosarcina mazei S-6 genome carries:
- a CDS encoding ATP synthase subunit A, whose product is MEVKGEIYRVAGPVVTAIGLDAKMYDLCKVGNEGLMGEVIQIVGDKTIIQVYEETGGVRPGEPCVTTGMSLAVELGPGLLSSIYDGVQRPLHVLLERTGGFIGRGVTADGLDHKKLWEFKPVVKKGDRVIGGDVIGVVQETVNIEHKIMVRPDISGTVADIKSGSFTVVDTICTLTDGTELQMMQRWPVRKPRPVKRKLTPEKPLVTGQRILDGLFPVAKGGTAAIPGPFGSGKTVTQQQLSKWSDTEIVVYIGCGERGNEMADVLWEFPELEDPQTGRPLMERTILVANTSNMPVAAREASVYTGMTLAEYFRDMGYDVSLMADSTSRWAEAMREISSRLEEMPGEEGYPAYLSARLAEFYERAGVAETLCGEKGSITAIGAVSPPGGDFSEPVTQNTLRIVKVFWALDAKLSQKRHFPAINWLNSYSLYKEDLNDWFTENVAPDYVPMRERAMDMLQTESELQEIVQLVGSDALPEEQQLLLEITRMIREIFLQQNAFHPIDTYSPFEKQYKIMKAIMKWGDAAMDALKSGVLSSEILKMQSKDELPKVKFEEDFEGSLNAVLAKMDKEFAALGGK
- a CDS encoding ATP synthase subunit B produces the protein MAKEYKTITQIAGPLIFVEKTEPVGYNEIVNIKMGDGTVRRGQVLDSSADIVVVQVFEGTGGLDKDCGVIFTGETLKLPASVDLLGRILSGSGEPRDGGPRIVPDQLLDINGAAMNPYARLPPKDFIQTGISTIDGTNTLVRGQKLPIFSASGLPHNEIALQIARQASVPGSESAFAVVFAAMGITNEEAQYFMSDFEKTGALERAVVFLNLADDPAVERIVTPRMALTAAEYLAYEHGMHVLVILTDITNYAEALRQMGAARNEVPGRRGYPGYMYTDLATLYERAGIVKGAKGSVTQIPILSMPGDDITHPIPDLSGYITEGQIVVARELHRKGIYPPINVLPSLSRLMNSGIGAGKTREDHKAVSDQMYAGYAEGRDLRGLVAIVGKEALSERDTKFLEFADLFEDKFVRQGRNENRTIEDTLEIGWQILTHLPENQLGRIDNKYIQKYHPAHRKAK
- a CDS encoding V-type ATP synthase subunit D, encoding MAQQDVKPTRSELINLKKKIKLSESGHKLLKMKRDGLILEFFKILNEARNVRTELDAAFAKSTEKINLASAVNGMVAVRSTAFTAKESPEIQLSGHNIMGVVVPKISSTGVRKSLYERGYGIIGTNSYIDETADAYEDLVEKIITAAELETTMKRLLDEIEKTKRRVNALEFKVIPELIDTMKYIRFMLEEMERENTFRLKRVKARMRD
- the atpG gene encoding V-type ATP synthase subunit G produces the protein MAECDDRPNLVERAVMKLGEPKNQARLLQVAWRISLLMMVIGFIIIIKTISPNFM
- the hypF gene encoding carbamoyltransferase HypF encodes the protein MQNESRLLHITGIVQGVGFRPFIYQLAKANGLSGYVKNLGNYVEILIEGDRECLDNFLKELPEKKPPLAKITELRTKNVPFSGYSGFIIVPSESGVFENSIIPPDTAICEQCRSEIFDPSSRYYHYPFTVCTNCGPRYTTVRTLPYDRENTTMADFPLCPECEKEYTDPLNRRYHAQPVCCPKCGPEIWLSDREGNVLSRGYEAIASASDLLQEGSILAVKGFGGFHIACNARQEEPVNELRRRLKRPEQPFAVMAKNAGVAESFADLEGAGREYLTSHRRPITVLPRSEEFNLADSVSPGLHNIGVMLPYTGTQNLLFDRVPDAVYVMTSANLPGRPMVVDNREALEKLKGIVDFYLLHNRVIANRNDDTVIRIVNGQAAFIRRSRGYVPEPVELPFEIEASIGVGAEMNSTVTVAKGKLAYISQYIGNTSHVETYRYHSEVVRHLIRLTGIEPLHWSCDLHPSFNTTRFALKMGGENTLKIQHHYAHMLALMADNSLPLGSRILGIALDGVGYGGDGTIWGGELFESSYFGYERIGHLLPQPMPGGDLASRVPSRMVLGILFEKLGRPELEKLPLVFPQGDRELSTVLKQLETGINVVQSSSTGRVLDAASALLEICKIRTYDGEPAMKLESAAKKSTHVVDLPIVFKKYGGSGVPVLDTTELLLGAYELSGKYSPENLAFAVEESLAKGISELSLSLAAKRGLEKIGLSGGVAYNDHITSCIAGTVAEAGFEFLAHRQAPCGDGCISFGQAIAGGLRTDPESNQVPERV
- a CDS encoding DUF1699 family protein, producing MGLGSIRIRVVTNRDEIPSLEQEERAVHLAFRPSDKDLFSLVKTCPSIEILQLPASSYDGLSKFIKMYLSSSGIHLVKGDVSGHWHDLNNYFVIPSYVLEKIKELEVQGRTEEEIIGEVTNLRKISPDMILHLLHSSFLSPGSERPEMNRV
- a CDS encoding chromosome segregation ATPase, which translates into the protein MEDPVISRIKNQFDKKGNPAKIPLMSGKQFFEARAENDGIYVDNLKNQPFLPWRAFYETVNFLQKNGGKAKKGNATGSRLGDTNLDLNTVEGYIASEVYGCKTGETVFKRITSIASILDWAEICENTRGQLVLLTEKEGREKGEFINALNIQLLKKDSELNSLETKLSESLQRIEELEEQVAGRDREIATLKEGLEAKTGNVNILEKSLSSSQEIIKDFEEKIKEKEIEIKEIDRLTSEKADKIGKFEQERIEKEEEIGNLRNCLAKRDEAVKDLEGQLIKKEEAINGLESRIAQKSSVLEELKSRLNEREEAITVYEKDIQEKGSRIQELSETISDRNKGIEELESRLDEKEQEKSNLEESLRAKIEEIKVIHEKFLEKERAVEKLEESISVRDRDIKTLADEVITKSGEMKRIEEKLTAKERKINTLESMLATSGERVKKLEKQISEYKGEEKLAEELMEKDELVKQLKRTLVSKEEEVSRLNEENRRYRLQQKYSSEGLKQIEEQKASKKWWKRL
- a CDS encoding DUF1699 family protein, encoding MKIRVVSSREEIFTLNPNERIVHLAFRPSNKDIFSLVENCPKIEVIQLPKSYRRTVSKSIEMFLEMQRIQLIEGDVWGHRKDINEYYRIPSSIIEEIRELKVEGKSTEAIEEKVSRESKLNPEMVAYILRKDVSA
- a CDS encoding ChaB family protein, encoding MPEKQIPYKNNSELPDSVKDNLPGHGQDIYREAYNSAWEEYKDPSERKRDSSREETAHRVAWSAVKKKYEKNSEGNWVEKD
- a CDS encoding DUF1699 family protein codes for the protein MRIRVVSSREEIFTLNPNERLVHLAFRPSNKDIFGLVETCPKIEVIQLPKSYMATVSKSIEMFLQMQRVQLIEGDVWGHRKDINEYYAIPSSVIEKIKEMKNEGKAAEEIEKKIARESKLNPGMVAYIMNKEASF